A single genomic interval of Nostoc commune NIES-4072 harbors:
- a CDS encoding acyl carrier protein, translating into MQINHLITISNSGQSQIAETIQAWLVNQFAERLEIDPEDIDIHEPFDNYDLNSVETIILLKKLENWLGRNLNPTLIFNYPNIAELAKRLAEETSATRQKA; encoded by the coding sequence ATGCAAATAAACCACCTGATTACTATTTCAAATTCTGGACAGTCTCAAATTGCAGAGACTATTCAAGCTTGGTTAGTTAACCAGTTTGCCGAGCGGCTGGAAATTGATCCAGAAGATATAGATATTCATGAGCCTTTTGATAACTACGACTTAAATTCAGTAGAAACAATTATCCTATTGAAAAAGTTAGAAAATTGGCTGGGACGCAATCTCAATCCTACCCTAATCTTTAATTACCCAAATATTGCAGAACTTGCTAAACGCCTAGCTGAAGAAACTAGTGCAACAAGGCAGAAGGCATAA